One genomic segment of Sanyastnella coralliicola includes these proteins:
- a CDS encoding YicC/YloC family endoribonuclease, with amino-acid sequence MIRSMTGYGKAEGNVGTRKFTVELKSLNSKQLDLNVRMPSLYKEKEMKLRKWLADRVFRGKTDLSIYYEADAAEKRMTINKALISSFHEDLKEVADQIGQQDVDYLSMIMRIPDVLKPEREELNEDEWSQIMKLIEQAFEMFNSYRVQEGAGLEEDFRGRIARIQELEGGLDDLIEQRIARIKGRISGNLEEFIESEKLDKNRFEQELIYYLEKIDVSEERQRLKSNTDYFLDILTKGNAQGKKLGFISQEIGREINTLGSKANDAEIQRGVIQMKDELEKIKEQVLNVL; translated from the coding sequence ATGATTCGCTCTATGACAGGCTACGGAAAAGCTGAAGGGAACGTTGGAACCCGCAAGTTTACCGTAGAACTCAAATCACTCAACAGCAAGCAGCTCGACTTAAACGTGCGCATGCCTTCTTTGTACAAGGAGAAGGAAATGAAGCTTCGTAAATGGCTAGCTGACCGCGTATTCCGCGGAAAGACAGACCTCAGCATCTACTATGAGGCTGACGCTGCTGAGAAGCGTATGACGATCAATAAGGCGTTGATCTCGTCTTTTCACGAAGACTTGAAAGAGGTGGCTGATCAGATTGGCCAGCAAGACGTTGATTATCTATCGATGATCATGCGCATTCCTGATGTACTAAAGCCAGAACGCGAAGAGCTGAACGAAGATGAGTGGTCTCAGATCATGAAATTGATCGAACAGGCTTTCGAGATGTTCAATTCATACCGTGTTCAAGAAGGAGCTGGATTGGAAGAAGACTTCCGTGGACGAATCGCTAGGATTCAAGAATTGGAAGGCGGCCTAGACGATCTTATTGAGCAACGTATCGCACGTATCAAAGGACGTATCTCTGGCAACCTTGAAGAATTCATCGAGTCTGAGAAGTTGGATAAAAACCGCTTTGAGCAGGAATTGATCTACTACTTGGAGAAGATCGATGTATCTGAAGAACGTCAGCGTTTGAAGTCTAACACAGACTACTTCTTGGACATCCTGACCAAGGGCAATGCGCAAGGAAAGAAACTTGGTTTCATCTCTCAGGAGATTGGTCGAGAGATCAACACCCTTGGGTCAAAAGCAAATGACGCAGAGATTCAACGCGGTGTGATTCAAATGAAAGACGAACTCGAGAAGATCAAAGAACAAGTTCTCAATGTCCTCTGA
- the gmk gene encoding guanylate kinase yields the protein MSSDQHNGKCVIFSAPSGAGKTTIVKHLLDTREDLEFSISATSRAPRKKEREGKDYHYLSVAEFKAYIEAGAFVEWEEVYTDQFYGTLHMEIERIWEMNKHVIFDVDVQGGLNLKKSFGDKALAVFVMPPNLEALEARLRGRDTETEESIRRRMGKAAQELAVADSFDVILINDDLETAKQEASKLIADFLEA from the coding sequence ATGTCCTCTGATCAGCATAACGGCAAATGCGTCATCTTTTCTGCGCCGTCAGGTGCTGGGAAGACTACGATCGTTAAGCACCTATTAGATACCCGAGAAGATTTAGAATTCTCCATCTCGGCCACAAGCCGAGCGCCCAGAAAAAAAGAGCGAGAAGGTAAAGATTATCACTACCTCAGTGTTGCGGAGTTCAAAGCCTACATCGAAGCTGGAGCTTTTGTAGAATGGGAAGAGGTATATACTGATCAATTCTATGGCACCCTCCATATGGAGATCGAACGCATCTGGGAAATGAACAAGCATGTGATTTTCGATGTTGACGTTCAAGGAGGTTTGAATTTGAAAAAGTCTTTCGGAGATAAAGCGTTGGCTGTCTTCGTTATGCCACCCAACCTTGAAGCATTAGAAGCTCGCTTACGTGGAAGAGATACCGAAACAGAAGAGAGCATTCGTCGAAGAATGGGTAAAGCAGCACAGGAATTGGCCGTCGCTGATTCTTTTGATGTGATTTTAATCAATGATGACCTCGAAACGGCAAAACAAGAAGCGAGCAAACTAATCGCTGATTTTCTAGAAGCATGA
- the nadD gene encoding nicotinate (nicotinamide) nucleotide adenylyltransferase, with protein MKKRTGLYFGTFNPIHIGHLVIANFMANHTDLDEVWLIVTPHNPLKDRGDLLPDDHRLQMVRLATIDNNKLEVSDVEFNLPQPNYTINTLDLLQERYSDTEFVLIMGEDNLRSLHRWKDYERIVSSYDIFVYPRSITEGENTEESGVLVDLKRVTICEAPMIRISSTFLRNAIRTQKDIRYLVPDKVINYISNNYLYEK; from the coding sequence ATGAAGAAACGAACGGGTCTTTACTTCGGTACGTTCAATCCAATCCACATTGGACACCTGGTGATCGCCAACTTTATGGCGAATCACACAGACCTCGATGAGGTGTGGTTGATCGTTACCCCTCACAACCCGTTAAAGGATCGCGGAGATCTACTCCCAGATGATCATAGACTGCAAATGGTGCGCTTGGCGACCATTGACAACAATAAACTTGAGGTCAGCGATGTGGAGTTCAATCTTCCGCAGCCGAACTATACCATTAATACATTAGACCTTCTTCAAGAGAGATATAGCGACACCGAGTTCGTTCTGATCATGGGAGAAGACAATCTACGTTCATTGCATCGTTGGAAGGACTACGAACGCATTGTGTCGTCATATGACATCTTCGTTTACCCACGTAGTATTACCGAAGGAGAGAATACAGAAGAATCAGGGGTACTCGTTGACCTCAAACGGGTGACGATTTGTGAAGCACCGATGATTCGGATCTCGTCTACCTTCCTCCGCAATGCGATTCGCACTCAAAAAGACATTCGATACCTGGTTCCAGACAAGGTGATCAACTACATCAGCAATAATTATCTCTACGAGAAATAG
- a CDS encoding winged helix-turn-helix transcriptional regulator, translating to MKECKNPLCPLQQALQVVGGKWKPVIIYQLSRSKKRFGQLNAAVVGVSRKVLTSQLNELVDDGLVVRTSYAETPPRVEYELTEKGKELLPIFDSMADWGMYLVEDYKRSIAC from the coding sequence ATGAAAGAGTGTAAGAACCCGCTATGCCCGCTACAACAAGCCTTACAGGTAGTTGGAGGCAAATGGAAACCAGTCATCATCTACCAACTCAGTCGTTCGAAGAAGCGATTTGGGCAGTTAAATGCCGCTGTTGTTGGTGTATCTCGTAAGGTATTGACCAGTCAGCTTAATGAACTCGTAGATGATGGTCTTGTCGTACGTACCTCATACGCAGAAACTCCCCCACGCGTTGAATACGAGTTAACAGAAAAGGGAAAAGAGCTCCTACCGATCTTTGATTCCATGGCGGATTGGGGAATGTACTTAGTAGAAGATTACAAGCGAAGCATTGCTTGTTAG
- a CDS encoding SDR family oxidoreductase produces MENKVVFITGTNSGFGYLTAKGAAAKGHKVYASMRNTTSRNAERAAELNAIENITVVDLDVTDGNRAKEVLSEVIEKEGRIDVLVNNAGYFGGGIAETYTEQDVENMFDVNLKGPWRTIKSALPQMRNQGEGLIINISSSLGRFSAPFMTVYNSTKFALEGLTEGLHFEVRPLGVDVVLVQPGAFPTEIFQKTAYGADQDVTAGYGPLADVPEQIGEGMGKAFESLDLNPQMVADAIFKLIETPKGQRPLRTVVDGITGEHVKIANDNVKEGYSNFLTAFGMAEMLN; encoded by the coding sequence ATGGAAAACAAAGTAGTATTTATTACAGGAACAAATAGCGGATTCGGTTACCTAACAGCAAAAGGTGCCGCAGCTAAAGGACACAAAGTATACGCTTCAATGCGTAATACCACTTCTCGCAATGCTGAAAGAGCAGCAGAGCTGAATGCCATCGAGAATATTACCGTGGTTGATCTTGACGTAACGGATGGAAACCGCGCCAAAGAAGTGCTCTCAGAAGTCATCGAAAAGGAAGGACGTATCGACGTACTCGTTAACAACGCGGGTTACTTCGGAGGCGGAATCGCGGAGACCTACACTGAGCAAGACGTAGAGAACATGTTTGACGTGAACTTGAAAGGGCCATGGCGAACAATCAAGTCAGCGCTTCCTCAAATGCGTAATCAAGGAGAAGGGTTGATCATCAATATTTCAAGTAGCCTTGGACGTTTCTCGGCTCCCTTCATGACTGTATACAACAGCACGAAATTCGCTCTAGAAGGATTGACAGAAGGACTGCACTTCGAGGTTCGTCCACTAGGAGTTGATGTTGTATTGGTTCAGCCAGGAGCTTTCCCAACAGAGATCTTCCAGAAGACAGCGTACGGAGCAGACCAAGATGTAACTGCAGGTTACGGACCATTGGCAGATGTGCCTGAGCAAATTGGAGAAGGAATGGGCAAAGCATTTGAAAGCCTTGACCTCAACCCTCAGATGGTAGCAGATGCGATCTTTAAGTTGATCGAAACACCGAAAGGACAGCGTCCGTTGCGCACCGTGGTTGATGGAATTACAGGCGAACACGTGAAGATTGCCAACGACAACGTGAAAGAAGGATACAGCAACTTCTTGACAGCCTTCGGAATGGCAGAAATGCTGAATTAA
- a CDS encoding GNAT family N-acetyltransferase — protein MSESMKMNYLFHSERLGFRTWNEHDLEAFAQLNADPEVMEHFPKPLSTEETAGFITRLQDHFDKRGYTYYATEVIETGEFIGFIGLAYQEYETDFTPATDIGWRLKKSAWGKGYATEGAKRCLQHAFETLNLSKIVAVCTLRNTNSENVMRKIGMTKKGEFDHPKLGDYPQHQRCVWYEITPK, from the coding sequence ATGAGTGAATCGATGAAAATGAACTACCTCTTCCACTCTGAACGTCTCGGCTTCCGTACCTGGAACGAGCACGATCTTGAAGCGTTTGCACAACTGAATGCTGACCCTGAGGTCATGGAGCACTTCCCAAAACCCTTATCAACTGAGGAAACCGCAGGGTTCATTACTCGTTTGCAGGATCATTTCGACAAACGTGGATATACCTACTATGCCACAGAGGTAATTGAGACCGGAGAATTCATCGGATTCATTGGCCTTGCCTATCAAGAGTATGAAACCGACTTCACTCCCGCGACTGATATTGGATGGCGCCTCAAGAAATCAGCCTGGGGGAAGGGCTACGCAACGGAAGGTGCCAAACGTTGTTTGCAGCACGCTTTCGAAACGCTAAACCTATCTAAGATCGTGGCAGTCTGCACCCTGAGGAACACCAACTCTGAAAATGTGATGCGGAAGATCGGGATGACCAAAAAAGGTGAGTTTGACCATCCGAAATTGGGAGACTATCCACAGCATCAACGTTGTGTGTGGTATGAGATCACCCCAAAATAA
- a CDS encoding acyl-CoA thioester hydrolase/BAAT C-terminal domain-containing protein: MNNTKKIIGSLLLVIVVVGGYLYLDSLLFDGVKPQEITDQDFKASFFASAETEKQPAVILIGGGAWGDYWGQELAKAGFVGLSLPYCQEEGLPALPEEIPLEYFEKAAGWLSQQPEVDPENILVMGASRNAELALVVASYFPDLVHGAIAYSPSSVSWSNTVLPYNSDQVKPSWTYRSQAVPFIPMEKFQGGEAEMVQTLPYWVSGFSNEAIVNRAAIPVEKVSGPIILFSGIADQVWPSARMADMIEGRAKSNGFKFELENIQFQNAGHLISGNPNSPSTQRQGTMTINGKQHTFEFGGTEAGDLEAQKKSAAKVLELLTKMRYE, translated from the coding sequence TTGAACAACACCAAGAAAATCATCGGTAGCCTCTTGCTCGTCATCGTCGTAGTGGGTGGTTATTTATACCTCGACAGTCTTTTGTTTGATGGTGTTAAGCCTCAAGAAATCACTGATCAAGATTTTAAAGCTTCTTTTTTCGCTAGCGCGGAAACGGAAAAACAGCCTGCCGTCATTCTAATTGGCGGAGGAGCCTGGGGCGACTACTGGGGACAAGAACTTGCGAAGGCAGGATTTGTGGGACTTTCGCTCCCCTATTGTCAAGAAGAAGGCCTCCCCGCTTTGCCTGAGGAAATTCCCTTGGAGTATTTCGAAAAGGCTGCCGGTTGGTTGAGTCAACAGCCCGAAGTAGACCCGGAAAACATCTTGGTCATGGGAGCTTCACGGAATGCCGAGCTGGCCTTAGTAGTAGCTTCTTATTTTCCTGACCTCGTACATGGAGCGATTGCCTATTCACCATCCTCGGTGAGTTGGTCGAACACCGTTTTACCATACAATTCAGACCAAGTGAAGCCCAGCTGGACTTACCGTAGTCAAGCGGTTCCTTTCATACCTATGGAGAAGTTTCAGGGAGGAGAGGCCGAAATGGTTCAAACCCTTCCCTACTGGGTTAGCGGATTCTCGAATGAAGCCATTGTCAATCGCGCAGCCATCCCAGTAGAAAAGGTAAGCGGACCCATCATCTTGTTTTCGGGCATCGCTGATCAAGTTTGGCCATCTGCACGCATGGCAGATATGATTGAAGGACGTGCAAAGTCTAACGGATTCAAATTTGAATTGGAGAACATTCAGTTCCAGAATGCGGGCCATCTGATATCAGGGAATCCGAACAGTCCTTCTACTCAACGCCAAGGAACCATGACAATCAATGGAAAGCAGCACACCTTCGAATTTGGTGGCACCGAGGCGGGAGATCTCGAAGCACAAAAGAAATCTGCCGCGAAGGTTCTAGAGCTGTTGACGAAGATGCGCTATGAGTGA